One Aegilops tauschii subsp. strangulata cultivar AL8/78 chromosome 2, Aet v6.0, whole genome shotgun sequence genomic window, TGTACATTATGGGTATCCATATAAAACATTTGCTTATACATGTTAAATATTTATAAAATACATGATTACTTTTTTAAATTGTAACTTACATTTTATGAATGGTTCGAAATAGggtttttgaaatcatgaacctTTTTTAACAGTGTATAGCATTTTTCAAATATGTCACGCTTTTTTAATGCAATAGATATTTTTCAAGTTACACTAACACAAATTTTACATCTtgttaacatttttcaaattgtAGGTTTTATAAATATGTGTATTTTAAttattaaaaaatataaaatattaATTAAAAACCAGCTATTTGCCTGCCCCAGCGAGAGTGCGGGCGCCGCGACCCTTGGAACCGACAGTCCAACAGTGCGCGCGGTTGCTGTGCAGAACCGGCCGCTCCAACCTCCGGCTAAGCGGGCGTAAGTGCAGTGCATCCTCCGTCTACAGCTCCATGGCATTCTGCACCTCGCAGTGCACAACTGCAATATGGTGTTTTTTGCTAAGTTGTTCCAACTTTGCATCCAGGTTATGTATGGGTTCAGTCTAGGAGAATTGCTCTGGTTTCCTCTTCCCCCGGGCGACAGAGCTACCGCAAATACTTTGAGAAAGAAATTTTGGTGCTATTTCGGCGAGCCAAACCTGTGGTCAGCGTATCTCTCCACGAAAAGTGAAAACCGTAGGGATGGAATATCTGGGTGGTAGTTTGATTTACATTTACTAGTCTTGGAAGGCCGGTGGTGTTTGGTTGCCAAGATAGCTGCAGACCGTATGCAGCGTACGTACACAGCATGCAAATCATGTCAGATGATTGATTAAGGAATGAATCATGAGGTCTCTGGGCATGCGATGTTACTGAACCTTGTACGGCGGAATGGCTTGTTAGACTGATGACCTAGTGTCAACCCTGCTGCTACCTGGTCAGTTATCCTCTGGCTACAACATTGGCTCATAGAAACAATTGGTCTAGTAACAGGAGTAGTCATCTCTTGCAGTGATCCTAGGATATACACGCTTGCGGACACAGCCAACATAGAAACAATTATTTAGTCACAGTTCACAAAGATAAGAAACCTTTTGATTGCAACAAAGCCCGTCATGGCGGCAATGCGGAAAGAAAGATACATGTCAAAGTGCATACAAGGCAAGATACAAAAACGAAAGAAGGAAGGCAAGCAAGAAAGCATGTACTATTGCAGTGGCTCCAGCTTCAAGACTGGCTTCCTACTATGATCGTCAACAAGTTCCTTCAGCTGCTGCCGTAGTTCCTCGCTGTAGGAACCCTTAAGCCAGACTGTCTTGAGACCGTCCATACCACTTAGCCCAACGTCCCCAGAAACCCGGAAAGATGATCCTTTAGAGCACTGGATTATCAGCACCTCAACATATTCAAATATGCCTCCATAACGGAAAATTACCTCTAACTTGGAGCTGCAATCCATCTTGAGGACCCGAGGTTTACAAGGATCATCCCAGTTGAACTCGAAGCACGGGAATGCCCTAGAGGCTAAATCTACCTTCTGGTCTCCTTGCACGTTGATGCAGAGACGATTAAGGATAATCATACATGGCAATTTTTCTTTCAAGAAGAAGTGCACGTCATCTGGCCCTGTAATAGTCATCTCAAGATCCAACTTTTTGAGATTGACAAGAGCCTTGATAGTGTCTGGCAATCTGCTCATAGGCCCGTACAACTTAAGGCTCTTCAGGGTCATGGGTGGCTTGAAGCTATCGCCGAGGCAATCCTCGTCGAATCGCACTGACAAGGATTCGAGACGGCCATGATCCGAGAGGGCAGAACACAGCAGCTCCCAGTTTTTTTTATTGATGCCGCACACTCTGAGCTTGAGCAATTGGGTCAGTCTTGCCAGCTGCTTCAGAAAGGCCTCCCCACCTGCTGCACTGACATTCACCACACCAACAGCATGCAAGGCTGCAAGTTTTTCAATCCCCACAGGAACCTTAACACCACCATTATGATGTGGGGCACACGAGCTCCAGGTACGTGAAAGTTTGGATGCCCATCCCACCTTTGGTACCATTGACCTGTGCGAGGCTTCTGGTGATCTAGCTGCCTGTGCTGGGTTTTCGGGAGATGCTGGTACTGTTGGCTGCCCTGCAGATATGCTGCTATCACGGCCTTCAAACTCTGATGATGTTGATGCTGATGTCCAATCTTGATCTGTACCAGCACGGATGTATTGCAGCTTATGAAGCTTGATGATAGCAGATGGCAACATGACTATGGAGGTGAATCTTACATCCAGAGTCTGTAGCTGCCTTAGCCCTTCCAATGTATCAGGCAGACGACTAATCTTCCTGCATCCTCGTAGGGAGATGAACTTGAGGCTCAACAGCTTCAGAAATATCTGCTCAAGGTCATCATTTGTTACAGCTATCATGTCTTCTAGGTCCAGCACTCGAAGTCGCTTCATCTTGTCGGAGATAAAGAATGAACACCATGTGCCAAACACCGTCAAAGACCGCAGCCGTGCGAAGTCGATGCTCTCAAACACATTTTGGTCCCTGTGCCAGTCTGCCATTATGGTCAGATGTTGTCCTGTGCGTTGCGTGTTTGGACTGCAACGTCCATCTAATGCAAAAACAAGATTATCCTCCATTGGCCGCGAGATGATGTATTCAAGGAAGAAACCATTGACTTTAAAATTGTTCTTGCTTGTTGCTTGCTGGGTTATGCTCCATTGAACGAGCTCAGACAAACAATTGCTCTGTCTTGTTCCTTGCTGGATTATGCTCAATTCAACGAGCTCAGACAAACGCTTTTGTGCATTCTCCTTTGCGGTACAACCAGGTGTGTCCCTGCAGTAgccctcagcgatccatcttctCAGTAAATAGCCTCGCCTAATTTTGCTGCTTGCAGGGAAGACAGAAAGGTAGAAGATACATGGCTTTACCGAATCTGGACAAGCATCAAAGTAGGAATGCATCCAAGATAAAAGACCACTCAAACTATGGAATTGAGGATCAGTCTCCAATTTGAACATAAAGTCGTCATTCATATGCTCCAAGAATGCCCACGAGACTTTGCCTATGGCAGCCACTACTTTCAGAAGCCCACCGCATTTGGCCACAAGTTTTACAAGGTCCACCTTTCCCATTCGACTAGCCAGCTCCGTGCCGTTAGGATCAATAAGCTGTAGTCCAAAAAAATAGATTAGGAAACTCATACAAAATTCGATTTGGACTTGATACTTGTTGTTCAACTACAGAATAATCAAGCCTTCATGGTAGATAATAAAATTTGCATTAAGATCCCGAGACCACCGAATGACCACTACTGTCGGCAGAATAATCCATCGATGCGCTGCTGTCGCTGTTCCCCAACCGGAGCCGGCTTAACCTTATCGAGGATACTTCGTGAACGTGCCCCTAAGGATCACGGCCCTGGAGCCGTAGTCTTCATCGTTGAACCCTTGTATAGATCTGAAACACCTAACGCCAAATTTTGCAACATGATGTAAAACACTGACCTCACCGCCCGAAGGAGATGGTACGAATCTACGCCGAAACCCTATCGACTTTGTCCAGATTGACGAACTCGAGGAAGATTGGTGCCCGGAAATCAAACTCTAAGAAGAAGCGTCGCCATTTGCCCGAGCGCCACACCCGGATGGACTAAAAACCCTAAGCTGAACTACTAGCCGGAGTGAAGGCACCGGAAGTCAAATCCCTGGCACCAGCGGAGTGGCAGGCAGAGAGAGAAGGCGAATCTAAGAACTTGCCGGTGTAACCTAGAGGGAAAAGTTTGCCCTAACCACCTAGAGTTAAGAGAGGAAAACTAAACTAGGGATTCTAACAATGACTAAGAAATCTCGGATTTGACTAAATAAAGGACTACAAATGTGAGCAGTATGCTTTTCCCTTTTAGATTTCTCTTTTCTAAACTTTGTATATTTTAGGGAGTAGGGCGTTTTggtgcccaggctcatctgcacctggttagaaaaaattcaaaacaaattcaaaaaattccaaataaaatttGTGTGGTAGACAAATCGGGCCAAAACAGTACATGAACAGTAAACATTTTTACAGACCcccaatttgtcttttttgctgagagctgctcATATGTCCAAATAACTTGAAATTTGGAGCgggcctcacgcatcaaattgtctaccacacaaattttatttggatttttttgaatttttctagtatttattttgatttttttcgtcGGCGCGGGTGCAGATGAGCTCAGGTGCAGAAATGAATTTTCGTATTTTAAAGCCATATCCCAATCCTCCAGCTGTGCTTCAGTTGGGCGCAACGCTGCTCCTCCCATCCTCGCCTCGCAATCCCCCATGGGCTACTTCGCCCCATACGACGCCCTCATCCCCGGCCTGCCTCCACCTCGAGCAACTTGGGCCGCACCAATGTCGCAGGTGTCCTAGGCCCCCGCCCCGACACCGCATCAGGCCTACCCGGTGGATGTTGCATCTCCGTTCGGCGGGCCGATGTGGGAATAGTACAACCAGCCGTACGCGGCGCATCAGAACCTCTCCATCCACCATCAGCAGGCCGACGGCGCTTAAGACTGGATCCTCGACACGGGCACCATGTCGCACATCGCAGGCACGGCGAGCACTCTCA contains:
- the LOC109774617 gene encoding disease resistance protein Pik-2-like produces the protein MTHIRGTIRGESARRACDVRHGARVEDPVLSAVGLLMVDGELIDPNGTELASRMGKVDLVKLVAKCGGLLKVVAAIGKVSWAFLEHMNDDFMFKLETDPQFHSLSGLLSWMHSYFDACPDSVKPCIFYLSVFPASSKIRRGYLLRRWIAEGYCRDTPGCTAKENAQKRLSELVELSIIQQGTRQSNCLSELVQWSITQQATSKNNFKVNGFFLEYIISRPMEDNLVFALDGRCSPNTQRTGQHLTIMADWHRDQNVFESIDFARLRSLTVFGTWCSFFISDKMKRLRVLDLEDMIAVTNDDLEQIFLKLLSLKFISLRGCRKISRLPDTLEGLRQLQTLDVRFTSIVMLPSAIIKLHKLQYIRAGTDQDWTSASTSSEFEGRDSSISAGQPTVPASPENPAQAARSPEASHRSMVPKVGWASKLSRTWSSCAPHHNGGVKVPVGIEKLAALHAVGVVNVSAAGGEAFLKQLARLTQLLKLRVCGINKKNWELLCSALSDHGRLESLSVRFDEDCLGDSFKPPMTLKSLKLYGPMSRLPDTIKALVNLKKLDLEMTITGPDDVHFFLKEKLPCMIILNRLCINVQGDQKVDLASRAFPCFEFNWDDPCKPRVLKMDCSSKLEVIFRYGGIFEYVEVLIIQCSKGSSFRVSGDVGLSGMDGLKTVWLKGSYSEELRQQLKELVDDHSRKPVLKLEPLQ